A segment of the Curtobacterium sp. MCSS17_007 genome:
GGACGACCCGCACGACGTGACGCAGCCGCGCGGCAAGCAGGACTGGCACGAGGAACCGCACGCCATCTGGTACCGCCGGACGACCGGCATCTGGCAGACCGTGTGGCTCGAGGCCGTGCCGTCGGCGTCGTTCGCGTGCCTGCGCTGGACGAACGTCGACCACGCCACCGTGCGCCTGACCGTCCGGCTCTCCGGCGAGCGCCCCGCCGGCGCACGACTCCGGGTCGTGGCCCGGTGGCACGAGGGCGACGAGGACCTGGCGTCCGTCGAGACCGTCGTCCCCGAGCACGCACACGAGGTCGAGGTCGTCGTGCCGATCGCCCGGCAGCAGAACGGCCAGGCCGAGGACGAGCTCACCTGGAGCCCGGAGACCCCGCGGCTCGTGGACGCCGTCGTCACGCTGCTCCCCGCGGAGGGCGGCGCGCCGCTGGACGCCGTCTCGACGTACTTCGGGCTCCGCACCGTCGGCGTCGACGGTGGGGCGTTCCTGCTGAACGGTCGCGCGTACGACGTGCGCAGCGTGCTCAACCAGGGCTACTGGCCCGAGTCGCACCTCGCGGCGCCGTCGCGGGCGGCGCTCCGCCGCGAGGTCGAGCTCATCAAGGAGCTCGGCTTCACCGCGGCGCGGAACCACCAGAAGATCGAGGACCCGCGCTTCCTGTACTGGGCGGACCGGCTCGGCCTGCTCGTCTGGGGCGAAGCGCCCGGCGCCTACGCGTTCTCCCCCACGGCCGTGCAGCGACTCGTGCGCGAGTGGATGGACGCCGTCGAGCGCGACGCCTCGCACCCGTCGATCGTCACCTGGGTGCCCGCGAACGAGAGCTGGGGCGTGCAGCACATCGCGACCGACCCGGCGCAGCAGGCCTACGCTCGAGCGCTCGCGGACGTCACCCGGGCGCTCGACCCGACCCGTCCGGTCATCTCGAACGACGGGTGGGAGCACACGAACTCGGACATCGTCACGGTGCACGACTACGAGGGCGACGGGGCGCGGCTGGCGGCCACCTACGCGGACGACGACGCCCGCACGCGGCTGCTCGGCGGGCGGGGGCCGGCCGACCGTCGGATCCTGGTCGGCGGTGCGGTGGACGAGGGCCAGCCGGTCATGCTCACCGAGTTCGGCGGTGTCGACTTCCAGCCGGGTGCGAAGCGCGAGGACGGGTGGGGCTACACCTCGGCCGTCGACGGCGACGACTGGGTGGCACGGATCACGGCGCTCTACGACGGGGTCCGGGCGAGTGCGTTCCTGGCAGGGTCGTGCTGGACGCAGCTGACGGACACGATGCAGGAGACGAACGGGCTGCTGCACGCCGACCGCACCCCGAAGGTGCCGATCGAACGCATCCGCGCCGCGGTCACCGGGCGCTGAGCGGCGAGCCGATCGCGACCACCGTGGAGCAGGGGACGTCGGGTAGCCGATCGGGGCCCGACGTCCTCTGCTCCACCGACGGGACGGGTGGGACGCTCCGAGGTCAGGAGGCCAGGAAGCGGAGGACCGCCTCGTTCCACTCGTCCTTGTGCGAGGCCAGCACGCCGTGCGGGCCGCCCTCGATGACGTGCGTCTGCGCGTTCGGGATCGCCTCGGCGGTGCGCTTGCCCGACGCCTCGAAGGGCACGATGCCGTCCGCGTCACCGTGGATGACGAGCGTCGGCACGTCGATCTTCGTCAGGTCGTCGCGGAAGTCGGTCGTCGCGAACGCCGCAGTGCAGTCGAGCGTGCCCTTCGGCGACGCGAGCTCCGCGATCGCCAGGTCGTAGGCGCGCTGGTCCTCGCTGACGAGCGGCTTCTTGAGCAGGCCCGGCTCCCCGCCCGGCGTGTAGAACATGTCGACGAACCGGTGCAGGAACGCCGGGCGGTCACCCGTGATGCCGTTCGCGAACCAGTCGGCGAGGTCCTGGTCGACCGCGCCGTCGGGGTTGTCGTCCGACTTCCACAGGTACGGCGGGACCGCGCTGGCGAACACCAGCTTCTTGATCTTCGCCGTGCCGTAGGTCGAGACGTAGCGCGCGAGCTCGCCGCCGCCCATCGAGAACCCGATCAGGGTGACGTTCGTCAGGTCGAGCTCGGTGATGAGCTTGTCGAGGTCCGCGGCGAAGGTGTCGTAGTCGTAGCCGCCCCACGGCTGCGACGACTGGCCGAACCCGCGGCGGTCGTAGGCGATGACGCGGTGGCCGGCCTCGACGAGCGCGGGGACCTGGCCCTCCCACGAGCGGCCGGAGAGCGGCCAGCCGTGGATCAGGACGACCGGGTCGCCCGTGCCGAGGTCGTCGTAGTGCAGGTCGATGTCGTGGCCGTTCTCGGCGCCGACGGTGATGAAGGGCATGATTCCTCCTGTCGCTGGTTTCCAGGGAACGTGCCCGATGCAACGCCCGGCACCCGGACGTCTCCTGACGGGTGCGGCGACCGGACAGCTGCCGTGCGCGGCGGAGGTGGGAGGATCGGTCGGTGACCGACGTGGCGGAGCCGAGCCGTGCCTCCCGGGCGTCCCTGCCGTCCCGCGTCCGTCACCTGCTGACGGACGGTCCGGAGGGACGGTACAGCGGGTGGACCGCGCCCCTGGTGCTGTGGCTGGCATCCCGCGTGGTGAGCACGGTCGTGCTGCTCACGGTCTGGCTGCTCGCCCGGGCGAACGGCTGGCCGTTCGCGTCGTACCGACAGGAGGGGACGTTCTGGTCCTTCCTCGGGTCGTGGGATGCCTCGTTCTACCGGACCATCGCCGAGCACGGCTACCCGACCACGCTGCCGACGGACGCCGACGGGCACGTGCTGCCGAACCCGTGGGCGTTCCTTCCGGTGTTCCCGGCGCTCGCCCGGGTGGTGCAGCCGCTCGTGGGCGGGTCCTTCTGGGCGGCCGGCGTGCTCGTCGCCACGCTCGCCGGGGCGGGTGCGTGCGTCCTGCTCTGGCGGCTGGTGCGCGCGGTGTCCGACGACCGCCGGGCGACGCGGGCGACGGCGTTGTTCGCGTTCGCACCGACCGGGTTCCTGCTGCAGGTCGCCTACGCCGAGAGCACCTTCCTGCTCCTGCTCTTCGGCGCACTGCTGGCCCTGGTGCGTCACCGGTACTGGGTCGTGCTGCCGCTCGGGCTCGTCGCGGCGTTCGCGAAGCCGGGGGTGCTCGCGCTCGCGGTGGCCCTCGCGGTGCACCTGGTCGTGCGGTTCGTGCAGGAGCGCCGGGCGCTGCCGGTCCGGGACGCCGTGGCGATCGTCGTCGCGGGGCTCGGGATCGCGGCGGCGGGGCTGGCGTGGCCGGTCGTGGCCTCGGCGGTGACCGGGCGGCCGGACGCGTACCTCGCAACCGAGCTGTCGTGGTGGGTCGGGTTCGTCGGTCGGCAGCACTTCGCGCCGCTGACACCGTGGTTCACGATGGCGTCGAC
Coding sequences within it:
- a CDS encoding glycoside hydrolase family 2 TIM barrel-domain containing protein, encoding MSSLDGTVAAPLPDALPVASVQDGSHPRPQMLRRAWADLDGTWSFRNTGDDPAWRDGFPGARDITVPFPPESPASGIDEPGFHPVVWYARTLTRADLDAAGHGDEASRLLLHFGAVDHRARVWIDGRFIGEHEGGHTPFTFDVTEALGTDPDAAHTLVVRAEDDPHDVTQPRGKQDWHEEPHAIWYRRTTGIWQTVWLEAVPSASFACLRWTNVDHATVRLTVRLSGERPAGARLRVVARWHEGDEDLASVETVVPEHAHEVEVVVPIARQQNGQAEDELTWSPETPRLVDAVVTLLPAEGGAPLDAVSTYFGLRTVGVDGGAFLLNGRAYDVRSVLNQGYWPESHLAAPSRAALRREVELIKELGFTAARNHQKIEDPRFLYWADRLGLLVWGEAPGAYAFSPTAVQRLVREWMDAVERDASHPSIVTWVPANESWGVQHIATDPAQQAYARALADVTRALDPTRPVISNDGWEHTNSDIVTVHDYEGDGARLAATYADDDARTRLLGGRGPADRRILVGGAVDEGQPVMLTEFGGVDFQPGAKREDGWGYTSAVDGDDWVARITALYDGVRASAFLAGSCWTQLTDTMQETNGLLHADRTPKVPIERIRAAVTGR
- a CDS encoding alpha/beta hydrolase, which codes for MPFITVGAENGHDIDLHYDDLGTGDPVVLIHGWPLSGRSWEGQVPALVEAGHRVIAYDRRGFGQSSQPWGGYDYDTFAADLDKLITELDLTNVTLIGFSMGGGELARYVSTYGTAKIKKLVFASAVPPYLWKSDDNPDGAVDQDLADWFANGITGDRPAFLHRFVDMFYTPGGEPGLLKKPLVSEDQRAYDLAIAELASPKGTLDCTAAFATTDFRDDLTKIDVPTLVIHGDADGIVPFEASGKRTAEAIPNAQTHVIEGGPHGVLASHKDEWNEAVLRFLAS
- a CDS encoding mannosyltransferase family protein — its product is MTDVAEPSRASRASLPSRVRHLLTDGPEGRYSGWTAPLVLWLASRVVSTVVLLTVWLLARANGWPFASYRQEGTFWSFLGSWDASFYRTIAEHGYPTTLPTDADGHVLPNPWAFLPVFPALARVVQPLVGGSFWAAGVLVATLAGAGACVLLWRLVRAVSDDRRATRATALFAFAPTGFLLQVAYAESTFLLLLFGALLALVRHRYWVVLPLGLVAAFAKPGVLALAVALAVHLVVRFVQERRALPVRDAVAIVVAGLGIAAAGLAWPVVASAVTGRPDAYLATELSWWVGFVGRQHFAPLTPWFTMASTWLGALGVVLVVVVLAGGLWFWTRRGVRALGVDVVSFTAAYALYLVAVFLPQQSLPRLLMPTAPLLGADVFAGTWRRTIAWLVVGVCLQPVAIVLLWFLGYP